One stretch of Rhodospirillaceae bacterium DNA includes these proteins:
- the fliG gene encoding flagellar motor switch protein FliG, whose translation MRSKDDYRSLTGVQKAALLLMSVGEESASKLVAMMHDDEIREISQTMANLGTVSATVVERLFVEFADSISSTGSLTGTFESTERLLAKVLDKSKVDQIMEEIRGPAGRTMWDKLSNVNESVLANYLKNEYPQTVAVVLSKIKPDHASRVVALLPEAFAMEVIMRMLRMESIQKDVIDDVERTLRNEFLSNLARSSKRDAHELIAEIFNNLDRNTEQRFVTALEERNRDSAEKVKSLMFTFEDLSKLDPGGVQTLMRGVDKTKLPIALKGASEGLRDLFLSNMSERASKMLKEDMAAMGPVRLKDVEEAQMSMVNLAKELAAKGELILADSKGDDELIY comes from the coding sequence ATGCGCAGCAAAGATGATTACAGGTCGCTGACCGGCGTCCAGAAAGCTGCCCTCCTCCTGATGTCGGTGGGTGAGGAAAGCGCGTCCAAGCTTGTCGCCATGATGCATGACGACGAGATCCGCGAAATCTCGCAGACCATGGCCAATCTCGGCACGGTGAGCGCCACCGTGGTCGAGCGCCTGTTCGTCGAATTTGCCGACAGCATCTCCTCGACCGGCTCGCTGACCGGCACCTTCGAATCGACCGAACGCCTGCTCGCCAAGGTGCTCGACAAGTCGAAGGTCGATCAGATCATGGAAGAAATCCGTGGTCCGGCCGGCCGCACGATGTGGGACAAGCTCAGCAACGTGAATGAAAGCGTGCTGGCGAACTACCTGAAGAACGAATATCCGCAGACCGTTGCCGTGGTCCTCTCCAAAATCAAGCCGGACCATGCCTCGCGCGTCGTGGCCCTGCTGCCGGAAGCCTTCGCCATGGAAGTCATCATGCGCATGCTGCGCATGGAATCCATCCAGAAGGACGTCATCGACGATGTCGAGCGCACGCTCCGCAACGAGTTCCTCTCCAACCTCGCCCGCTCGTCGAAGCGCGATGCCCACGAACTGATCGCCGAGATCTTCAACAATCTCGACCGCAACACCGAGCAGCGCTTTGTAACCGCCCTCGAGGAACGCAACCGTGATTCGGCCGAGAAGGTGAAGTCCTTGATGTTCACCTTCGAGGATCTCTCCAAGCTCGATCCGGGCGGCGTGCAGACCCTGATGCGCGGCGTCGACAAGACCAAGCTGCCGATTGCCTTGAAGGGTGCCTCCGAGGGCCTGCGCGATCTGTTCCTCTCCAACATGTCGGAACGCGCCTCGAAGATGCTGAAGGAAGACATGGCCGCGATGGGCCCGGTGCGCCTCAAGGATGTCGAGGAAGCGCAGATGTCGATGGTCAACCTCGCCAAGGAACTGGCGGCCAAGGGCGAACTGATCCTGGCCGACAGCAAGGGCGATGACGAGCTGATCTATTGA
- the fliN gene encoding flagellar motor switch protein FliN, translating to MGDEENLQLQEFEEQAAGGTDVSTEGARVPTNAKELDAVYDVPVQVSAVLGRATMQVSQLLKLGRGAVVELDRKVGEAVDIYVNNRLVARGEVVVVDDRLGVTMTEIIKSDRG from the coding sequence ATGGGTGACGAAGAGAACCTGCAGCTGCAGGAATTCGAGGAGCAGGCCGCCGGCGGGACAGATGTCTCGACCGAGGGCGCCCGCGTGCCGACCAATGCCAAGGAACTGGACGCCGTCTACGACGTGCCGGTCCAAGTCTCGGCGGTGCTGGGACGCGCCACCATGCAGGTGAGCCAGCTGCTGAAGCTTGGCCGCGGCGCGGTCGTGGAACTCGACCGCAAGGTGGGCGAGGCGGTCGACATCTATGTCAACAACCGCCTGGTTGCTCGCGGCGAGGTCGTGGTGGTCGACGACCGCCTCGGCGTCACCATGACGGAAATCATCAAATCCGATCGCGGCTGA
- a CDS encoding MotA/TolQ/ExbB proton channel family protein has product MSDTANDPIQSFTAKSDLPLRLEPARQGIDMATVLGLLGALALIGIAIFMGGNWYAFIDVPSILIVLVGTFAITMVSYSFTEVMQAQPLMLRTMFSHGHTPNEAAAKVLQLAERARRRGLLAMQNELFSLKNEPFLLRGMTMLVDGMPIEEIERNLTFETHAMAQRHQRSTGILRRAAEVSPAMGLIGTLIGLVQMLGSLDQPEGIGPAMSVALLTTFYGAVLANVFFLPIASKLERNSAIELLINQIFLLGALSIGRQENPRRLELVLNTILPASQRVKYFD; this is encoded by the coding sequence ATGTCCGACACAGCCAACGACCCGATCCAGAGCTTCACCGCCAAGAGCGACCTGCCCTTGCGGCTGGAACCGGCGCGCCAGGGCATCGACATGGCGACCGTGCTGGGCCTGCTTGGCGCCTTGGCGCTGATCGGCATCGCCATCTTCATGGGCGGCAACTGGTACGCCTTCATCGACGTGCCTTCGATCCTGATTGTCCTCGTCGGCACCTTCGCCATCACCATGGTTTCCTATTCCTTCACCGAGGTCATGCAGGCGCAGCCGCTCATGCTGCGTACCATGTTCAGCCATGGCCACACCCCCAACGAGGCCGCGGCCAAGGTCCTGCAGCTCGCGGAACGGGCGCGTCGGCGCGGTCTCCTGGCGATGCAGAATGAACTCTTCAGCCTGAAGAACGAGCCCTTCCTGCTGCGCGGCATGACCATGCTGGTCGACGGCATGCCAATCGAGGAGATTGAGCGCAACCTCACCTTCGAAACCCATGCCATGGCCCAGCGCCATCAGCGCTCGACCGGCATCCTGCGCCGTGCCGCCGAAGTATCCCCCGCCATGGGCCTCATCGGCACGCTCATCGGCCTCGTGCAGATGCTGGGCTCCCTTGACCAGCCCGAAGGCATCGGCCCGGCCATGTCGGTAGCGTTGCTCACCACCTTCTACGGTGCGGTCCTCGCCAACGTCTTCTTCCTGCCGATCGCCAGCAAGCTGGAACGCAATTCCGCGATCGAGCTGCTGATCAATCAGATCTTCCTCCTCGGCGCCCTCTCGATCGGGCGCCAGGAAAATCCGCGGCGTCTGGAACTGGTGCTCAACACCATCCTGCCAGCCAGCCAACGCGTCAAATATTTCGATTGA